The following proteins come from a genomic window of Geomonas sp. RF6:
- a CDS encoding sensor histidine kinase: MKEHRNGERLESYFAPAERKGKSELERDIAIITASPVIGAIMTVASGLLAVLNEQRQVVALNNAFLQQIGIEDAAESLGLRLGEALKCRHACEMEGGCGTSEYCSTCGAVIATVAALDTGLPQERTCALALEKEGWQGAIYFSVRTYPLELERQKYLLLFMQDITMQQHRACLDRTFFHDINNMLCGLIGKSRVSATQVVAKERMEDIQHLVKRIAQEIAIHNSLQKSLDASYRPIYAQVTANSLLNEIERLFDGHDLAARKKLVVEYASPELLFTTDFHLTSRVIINMVTNALEATADGGEVVLSCREEEGAVTFRVRNPGEIPADVARRIFQLNFSTKATIGRGFGTYSMKLFGEQILGGKVSFDSTSRGTTFSLALPAR, encoded by the coding sequence ATGAAAGAGCACCGCAACGGCGAGAGATTGGAGAGCTATTTCGCACCGGCGGAAAGGAAGGGAAAGAGCGAACTGGAACGGGACATAGCGATCATCACCGCCAGCCCCGTCATCGGCGCGATCATGACCGTGGCGAGCGGGCTCTTGGCGGTCCTGAACGAGCAGCGGCAGGTCGTAGCCCTCAACAACGCCTTCCTGCAGCAGATCGGTATTGAAGACGCCGCCGAGTCGCTGGGACTGAGGCTCGGCGAGGCCCTGAAATGCAGGCACGCCTGCGAGATGGAGGGTGGATGCGGCACCTCGGAGTACTGCTCCACCTGCGGCGCGGTCATTGCGACCGTTGCCGCGCTCGATACCGGCCTTCCCCAGGAGAGGACATGCGCCCTGGCGCTGGAGAAGGAGGGGTGGCAGGGTGCCATCTACTTCAGCGTCAGAACCTACCCGCTCGAGCTCGAACGGCAGAAGTATCTCCTCCTCTTCATGCAGGACATCACCATGCAGCAGCACCGGGCCTGCCTCGACCGCACCTTTTTTCACGACATCAACAACATGCTGTGCGGTCTGATCGGGAAGAGCAGGGTGTCGGCAACGCAGGTGGTGGCAAAGGAAAGGATGGAGGACATCCAGCACCTGGTGAAGCGCATCGCGCAGGAGATCGCGATCCACAACTCCCTGCAGAAATCGCTCGACGCCTCCTACAGGCCGATCTATGCGCAGGTGACGGCAAACTCCCTGCTGAACGAGATCGAGAGGCTCTTCGACGGACACGATCTGGCGGCGAGGAAGAAGCTGGTAGTCGAGTACGCGTCGCCAGAGCTCCTTTTCACCACCGACTTTCACCTCACCAGCAGGGTGATCATCAACATGGTGACCAATGCGCTGGAGGCGACCGCCGATGGTGGGGAGGTGGTGCTGAGCTGCCGCGAGGAGGAGGGTGCGGTGACGTTCCGGGTCCGCAACCCGGGGGAGATTCCGGCGGATGTGGCGCGCAGGATCTTCCAGCTCAACTTCAGCACGAAGGCGACCATCGGTCGGGGGTTTGGCACCTACTCCATGAAGCTGTTCGGGGAGCAGATCCTGGGAGGGAAGGTGTCCTTCGACTCGACTTCCCGCGGAACGACCTTCAGCCTGGCCCTCCCCGCGCGGTAA